One segment of Cyprinus carpio isolate SPL01 unplaced genomic scaffold, ASM1834038v1 S000006763, whole genome shotgun sequence DNA contains the following:
- the kcnk17 gene encoding potassium channel subfamily K member 16 → MLPIFSGKLCQFFSVARFPSILFLGIIYVAYVLVGGLIFWKLEGWYVLQQTDLLKEKRIKLLEKYPCVGQNGLRELAQMIKAASLSGLSPDSNDTADGFWKFTSSSVFAATVVTTIGYGNIFPLTTAGQIFCVLFALFGIPLNVVILNRVGKYMLAIERNFCNFLEKKVDRGKCVRISIHSISFVSSAFLYFVVPMLLFKEYEGWSYAEAIYYCFITLSTIGFGDYVADNNPAINYPEWYSCLMAAWIFFGLAWLALLINHSIDLLESMNAYIRGRQNAQTQVEESKEQPEKGLKGEET, encoded by the exons ATGCTTCCCATATTTTCGGGAAAGTTATGCCAGTTTTTCAGTGTAGCTCGCTTCCCTTCTATCCTGTTCCTTGGAATTATTTATGTAGCCTATGTCCTTGTTGGAGGGCTAATCTTCTGGAAACTAGAAGGATGGTACGTGTTGCAGCAGACTGATCTTCTGAAAGAGAAAAGAATTAAACTACTTGAGAAATACCCATGTGTGGGTCAGAATGGGCTCCGAGAACTAGCACAG atGATAAAAGCTGCTTCCCTGAGTGGCTTGAGTCCAGACAGCAATGATACCGCAGATGGCTTCTGGAAATTTACCAGCTCATCTGTGTTTGCGGCAACTGTGGTCACAACTATTG GCTATGGGAATATATTTCCATTGACGACAGCTGGTCAAATCTTCTGTGTGTTGTTTGCACTTTTTGGCATTCCCCTGAATGTAGTGATCTTAAATAGAGTTGGGAAATACATGCTGGCCATTGAAAGGAATTTTTGCAATTTTCTGGAGAAAAAAGTTGATAGAGGG AAATGTGTACGAATATCCATTCACAGTATATCTTTTGTGAGCTCAGCATTTCTGTACTTTGTGGTTCCTATGCTGCTTTTTAAAGAGTATGAGGGATGGAGTTACGCTGAAGCCATTTATTACTGCTTCATAACACTCAGCACTATTGGATTCGGAGATTATGTTGCAG ATAACAACCCAGCAATAAATTACCCAGAGTGGTACAGTTGTCTGATGGCAGCCTGGATATTCTTTGGCCTGGCTTGGCTCGCTCTTCTGATTAATCACTCCATTGATTTACTGGAGAGTATGAATGCTTACATAAGAGGAAGGCAGAATGCACAAACACAAGTGGAGGAGTCCAAAGAACAGCCAGAAAAAGGACTGAAAGGGGaagaaacatga
- the LOC109088839 gene encoding protein LDOC1-like, translated as MDPQSPAPADLLQELGNLLRAALTSTSTPQSASASPMALPASYVGEPAGCGGFLLQVSLYIEAQLQEFSTDCTKVAFLISLLSGRVLQWAKAIWDANSVMNNSYEAFTTQEVFGSSADEISVTD; from the coding sequence ATGGATCCCCAGTCACCCGCTCCTGCAGACCTTCTGCAGGAGCTGGGCAACCTTCTCCGTGCAGCACTCACATCTACATCCACTCCCCAGTCTGCCTCTGCCAGTCCCATGGCACTGCCTGCGTCATATGTGGGGGAACCAGCTGGATGTGGTGGTTTTCTACTACAAGTCTCATTATACATTGAGGCGCAACTGCAGGAATTCTCCACCGACTGTACGAAGGTAGCCTTCTTAATTTCTCTACTGTCTGGGCGCGTCCTGCAATGGGCAAAGGCCATATGGGATGCTAATAGTGTCATGAATAACTCTTATGAAGCTTTCACCACTCAGGAAGTATTCGGCTCCTCTGCGGATGAGATCTCCGTCACTGATTAA